From a single Zygotorulaspora mrakii chromosome 2, complete sequence genomic region:
- the TIF6 gene encoding translation initiation factor 6 (similar to Saccharomyces cerevisiae TIF6 (YPR016C); ancestral locus Anc_8.118): MQKDHHCYYKPSPSLRKHQQGTGISHSTSIMATRTQFENSNEIGVFAKLTNTYCLVAVGGSENFYSEFEAELGDSIPIAHTTIAGTRIVGRMTAGNRRGLLVPTQTTDQELHHLRNSLPDSVKIQRVEERLSALGNVICCNDYVALVHPDIDRETEELISDVLGVEVFRQTISGNILVGSYCALSNQGGLVHPQTSIQDQEELSSLLQVPLVAGTVNRGSSVVGAGMVVNDYLAVTGLDTTAPELSVIESIFRLQDAQPDSISGNLRDTLIETYS, from the coding sequence atgcaaaaagatCATCACTGCTACTACAAACCAAGCCCATCACTGAGGAAGCATCAGCAAGGCACAGGGATATCACACTCAACTAGCATCATGGCTACCAGGACGCAATTTGAGAACTCAAATGAAATCGGCGTGTTCGCCAAGTTAACAAACACCTACTGTTTGGTGGCGGTCGGTGGATCAGAAAACTTCTACTCGGAATTCGAGGCTGAGTTGGGAGACTCCATACCGATTGCACATACAACTATCGCCGGCACACGTATCGTGGGTAGAATGACAGCGGGTAACCGTAGAGGCTTGCTGGTCCCCACCCAAACTACAGACCAAGAACTACATCATCTCAGAAATAGTTTGCCAGATTCTGTCAAGATCCAAAGAGTGGAGGAGAGATTATCAGCATTGGGAAACGTCATCTGTTGCAACGACTACGTGGCACTGGTACATCCAGACATCGACAGAGAAACCGAAGAATTGATAAGCGATGTCTTGGGTGTGGAAGTGTTCCGTCAGACCATTTCCGGCAACATTTTGGTCGGATCCTACTGTGCATTAAGTAACCAGGGTGGCCTAGTTCACCCCCAGACCAGTATCCAGGACCAGGAAGAACTGTCGTCTTTGCTGCAGGTGCCACTTGTCGCGGGAACAGTAAATCGTGGTAGCTCCGTGGTCGGTGCTGGTATGGTCGTGAACGACTACTTGGCCGTCACAGGTCTAGATACAACTGCTCCGGAATTAAGCGTCATTGAAAGCATTTTCCGCTTGCAAGATGCCCAACCAGACTCTATTTCTGGGAACCTACGTGACACCTTAATCGAAACCTATTCATAA
- a CDS encoding C2H2-type zinc finger protein (similar to Saccharomyces cerevisiae YPR013C; ancestral locus Anc_8.116), protein MMLGVTSTVAQDYKYLAPRANGVGRDPQQYFAAPYQVRAGPLGHGTPLNPEVSGGSCGSSAGYYTSSPTANYADAQPLPPAPLLQYSHQPQQLAYEYTTGSQCSSSRSRSSSISISPIVNKSHIRLPPISALVPAAVYAPEKTPLDHLMPSPCNGYHSQLPQQVLVSGPAFLEHQQHLHSHSHPHLPSHPHQQLHSHLHPHPHQHLHPQHLHQTNIPAQFSRPRYDSVVPEQQPQQQQQQQQQQQANGYYSKNDSFKIQSPSSLNVNINTDNLDPSIRYRKQCPVCGKICSRPSTLKTHLLIHTGDTPFKCTWEGCNKSFNVKSNMLRHLKSHERKQAKKEGKKSEV, encoded by the coding sequence ATGATGCTAGGAGTGACGTCGACAGTTGCTCAGGACTACAAGTATCTTGCGCCTAGGGCCAACGGTGTAGGGCGCGACCCGCAACAGTACTTTGCGGCCCCGTACCAGGTGCGGGCGGGGCCGTTGGGCCATGGGACGCCGTTGAACCCCGAGGTATCGGGCGGATCGTGCGGCAGCAGTGCGGGCTACTACACGTCGAGTCCCACTGCGAACTACGCGGATGCGCAGCCGTTGCCGCCGGCGCCGCTGTTGCAGTACTCGCACCAGCCGCAGCAGCTGGCGTATGAGTACACGACGGGCAGCCAGTGCTCGTCCAGCCGCAGCAGGAGCAGCAGCATATCGATATCGCCGATCGTGAACAAGAGCCACATCAGACTGCCTCCGATATCCGCACTGGTGCCCGCCGCAGTGTACGCGCCGGAGAAGACTCCGCTGGATCATTTGATGCCGTCCCCGTGCAATGGGTATCACTCGCAGTTGCCGCAGCAGGTTTTGGTGAGCGGCCCGGCGTTTCTGGAACATCAGCAGCATCTACATTCACATTCCCATCCACATCTACCTTCGCATCCACACCAGCAGCTGCATTCACATCTACATCCGCATCCACACCAGCATCTACATCCGCAGCATTTACATCAAACTAATATACCAGCACAGTTTTCACGACCAAGATACGACTCGGTTGTGCCAGAGCAGCAGCcgcaacagcaacagcaacagcaacagcaacagcaggCTAATGGCTACTACTCGAAAAAtgactctttcaaaatacaGTCTCCTTCATCGCTTAATGTAAACATTAATACCGATAACTTAGATCCATCGATAAGATACCGTAAACAATGTCCTGTATGTGGTAAAATATGTTCACGGCCATCAACTTTAAAGACACATCTGCTCATTCACACGGGAGATACTCCATTCAAGTGTACGTGGGAAGGTTGCAAtaaatctttcaatgtCAAGAGTAATATGTTGAGACATCTCAAAAGTCATGAACGGAAACaggcaaagaaagaagggAAAAAATCTGAGGTATAG
- the MRX21 gene encoding Mrx21p (similar to Saccharomyces cerevisiae YPR011C; ancestral locus Anc_8.115) — translation MSSVIEAELDTSSIKQILKHDSNVAFIAGGIAGAVSRTIVSPFERVKILLQVQNSSNAYNQGIFNAIKQVYQEEGVKGLFRGNGLNCIRIFPYSAVQFVVYESSKKHIFGVDGVRRNEQLTNGQRLFSGALCGGASVVATYPLDLVRTRLSIQTANLKNLQKSKAKSIVKPPGVWELLCKIFREEGNIKGLYRGVWPTSLGVVPYVAINFAVYEQLKEFMPNSKVNGRSTWNENVCKLLIGAISGGASQTLTYPFDLLRRRFQVLSMGNSELGFHYTSVTDSLITIGKTEGFKGYYKGLTANLFKVIPSTAASWLVYEFVCETMRNW, via the coding sequence ATGTCAAGTGTCATCGAGGCTGAGCTGGATACTAGTTCAATCAAGCAGATACTGAAACACGATTCCAATGTTGCGTTCATTGCGGGTGGTATAGCTGGAGCAGTGTCACGAACGATTGTATcaccttttgaaagagttaAGATTCTTTTACAAGTGCAGAATTCCAGCAATGCATATAACCAAGGTATTTTCAATGCAATAAAACAAGTCTACCAGGAAGAAGGTGTCAAAGGGTTATTTAGAGGCAATGGATTAAATTGTATTAGAATATTCCCATACAGCGCAGTGCAATTCGTTGTTTATGAAAGCTCTAAAAAACATATCTTCGGTGTCGATGGTGTTAGAAGGAACGAGCAACTAACCAATGGACAACGCTTATTTAGTGGTGCATTATGCGGAGGTGCGAGCGTCGTGGCTACGTATCCTTTGGATTTAGTAAGGACAAGATTATCCATTCAAACagcaaatttgaaaaacttacAGAAATCTAAGGCGAAAAGTATAGTTAAACCACCTGGTGTCTGGGAACTTTTGTGTAAAATATTTCGAGAAGAAGGTAACATTAAAGGCTTATACAGAGGTGTTTGGCCCACAAGTTTAGGCGTTGTACCATATGTTGCCATCAATTTTGCCGTCTACgagcaattgaaagaatttatGCCCAACAGCAAAGTCAATGGGAGATCCACGTGGAATGAAAACGTCTGTAAACTACTTATTGGTGCCATTAGTGGAGGAGCATCTCAAACTTTAACTTATCCATTCGATTTACTGCGGAGACGATTCCAGGTTCTCTCCATGGGAAATAGCGAGCTTGGCTTTCATTATACCAGTGTTACTGACTCCTTGATTACAATTGGTAAGACTGAGGGATTCAAGGGCTACTACAAGGGTCTGACTGCCAATCTGTTCAAAGTGATACCTTCAACTGCGGCAAGCTGGCTTGTCTACGAGTTTGTCTGCGAAACCATGAGAAACTGGTGA
- the MRA1 gene encoding Mra1p (similar to Saccharomyces cerevisiae YPR010C-A; ancestral locus Anc_8.114) — MRAAQLLLNQAKKGSGLGIPVELTPLFFAMGLALASGTYFTYKKFMYDDSLRVTKNPQLSDLDRVLTESAEKKD, encoded by the exons ATGAGAGCAGCACAATTACTTTTAAATCAAGCC AAAAAGGGTTCTGGTCTTGGTATTCCAGTTGAATTGACACCATTGTTTTTTGCGATGGGTTTGGCGTTGGCCTCTGGTACTTATTTTACATACAAGAAGTTTATGTATGATGATTCCTTGAGAGTCACTAAGAACCCTCAACTATCGGATTTAGACAGGGTTTTAACAGAATCTGccgaaaagaaagattaa
- a CDS encoding nucleobase:cation symporter-2 family protein, whose amino-acid sequence METGLGDNYSAEDHELHEERKCGLTFLQKFRDFILWVVFKFTTKEGLLGDYNYRYLFTPSYPFRNWINKKRGIELPKVDQPFFSLNEDVPVVLGFLLGLQHALSMLAGVITPPMIISGIANFDELKTQYLVSASLISSGILSSVQITRFKIPFTSYYIGSGLLSVVGTSFAVIGIVSKSIPVMYTSGFCPTSSDGTRLPCEDGYGAILGTACCCALLEILLSFTPPKILQKVFPKIVTGPVVLCIAVPLIQSGFNDWVGGSGCVGAICPFEGGPQAAPWGSAKFIGLGFLVFFTIIICEKYGPPIMKSCAVIVGLIVGCIVAAAAGYFTPSTIRIAPAVTFFWVHTFKLRVYGPAVLPTLVMFVVLAQEAIGDITATSDVSRLEVEGSLYESRIQGGILSDGLSGILSPLFTVTPMSTFAQNNGVISLTKCASRQVGYWCCFFMIVMGIFAKFGAALVSIPKPVLGGMTTFLFTTVAVAGLKIISTIPFTRRDRFVLTGCLLPGFGAILVPNWFDYVFTYTGDNHALSGFYDAIILVMESSFTICGIFAIILNLAIPQELDEELIDDIELQQENLSVLDGQRSPKISTVLSNKAREAKGLSSGNDTIGNYEMKNNANIDLSTSYSS is encoded by the coding sequence ATGGAAACAGGTCTAGGAGATAATTACAGTGCGGAGGACCACGAGTTGCATGAAGAGCGCAAATGTGGGTTGACAttcttgcaaaaatttAGAGATTTCATTTTGTGGGTCGTCTTCAAGTTCACCACAAAGGAGGGTCTGCTGGGTGACTATAACTACAGGTACCTGTTCACACCATCGTACCCTTTCAGAAACTGGATCAACAAGAAAAGGGGTATCGAGTTACCCAAGGTTGATCAACCATTTTTCTCGTTGAATGAGGACGTTCCGGTAGTTTTGGGATTTCTACTGGGTTTACAGCATGCCTTGTCGATGTTGGCGGGTGTGATAACACCACCTATGATCATTTCGGGCATTGCGAATTTTGATGAGCTGAAGACGCAATATCTAGTGTCCGCTTCATTGATTAGTTCGGGTATTCTTTCGTCTGTGCAGATCACACGGTTCAAAATCCCGTTCACCTCTTATTATATCGGTTCTGGTTTGTTATCTGTTGTTGGTACTTCTTTTGCTGTCATTGGTATTGTGTCGAAATCGATACCGGTGATGTATACGAGTGGGTTTTGTCCTACTAGCAGTGATGGCACTAGACTTCCATGCGAAGATGGTTACGGTGCAATCTTAGGTACAGCATGCTGTTGCGCATTGTTGGAAATATTGCTATCTTTTACACCACCAAAGATTCTGCAGAAAGTGTTCCCTAAGATCGTTACTGGCCCAGTTGTCCTTTGTATTGCAGTTCCATTGATTCAAAGTGGATTTAACGATTGGGTTGGCGGTAGTGGTTGTGTTGGAGCAATATGTCCATTTGAAGGTGGTCCTCAAGCAGCTCCATGGGGATCAGCTAAATTTATTGGCTTGGGTTTCCTCGTTTTTTTcactattattatttgcGAAAAATATGGTCCACCAATTATGAAATCTTGTGCAGTTATTGTGGGATTAATCGTTGGTTGTATCGTTGCAGCAGCAGCGGGTTATTTCACTCCTTCAACTATAAGAATTGCACCTGCTGTAACATTTTTCTGGGTGCATACTTTTAAATTGAGAGTGTATGGCCCAGCAGTTCTGCCAACTTTGGTTATGTTTGTTGTTTTGGCTCAGGAAGCAATTGGTGATATTACTGCAACAAGCGATGTCTCCAGATTAGAAGTTGAAGGATCACTTTACGAGTCGAGAATCCAGGGTGGTATTCTATCAGATGGTTTGAGTGGTATCCTTTCACCATTATTCACTGTGACACCGATGTCAACATTTGCTCAAAATAATGGTGTTATTTCTTTGACGAAATGTGCAAGTAGACAAGTTGGTTATTGGTGTTGCTTTTTCATGATTGTTATGGgtatttttgcaaagttCGGTGCTGCATTGGTCAGTATTCCCAAGCCGGTACTTGGTGGTATGACAACATTCTTATTTACTACAGTTGCAGTTGCAGGTTTGAAAATCATTTCAACTATACCATTCACAAGAAGAGACAGATTTGTGTTGACCGGTTGCTTATTACCTGGTTTTGGTGCAATTTTAGTACCAAATTGGTTCGATTACGTTTTCACATACACTGGTGACAACCATGCTTTATCTGGTTTTTACGATGCCATTATCCTTGTTATGGAATCCAGTTTTACCATCTGTGGTATCTTTGCCATTATCTTAAACCTGGCTATCCCACAAGAATTGGATGAAGAACTCATCGATGATATCGAGCTTCAACAGGAAAATCTAAGTGTTTTGGATGGTCAAAGATCACCAAAAATCAGCACTGTGCTATCGAATAAAGCAAGGGAAGCGAAGGGATTGTCCTCTGGAAATGATACTATTGGTAATTacgaaatgaaaaataatgccAACATCGACTTATCAACTTCTTACTCTTcataa
- the RPA135 gene encoding DNA-directed RNA polymerase I core subunit RPA135 (similar to Saccharomyces cerevisiae RPA135 (YPR010C); ancestral locus Anc_8.113) produces the protein MSKIIKPPSTRTADFRTLERESRFINPPKDKSAYPLLEEAVQPHIGSFNALTKADETGGLLNEAVKDIGEKVIFDGKISDDETKSDYLGNKLSVSVEQVSIAKPMSNDGVSSAVERKVYPAETRQRLSSYKGKLMLKLKWSVNDGEETFSEVRDCGGLPIMLQSNRCHLNKLSPLELVKHKEESDEAGGYFIVNGIEKLIRMLIVQRRNHPMAIIRPSFANRGASYSQYGVQIRCVRPDQTSQTNVLHYLNDGQVTFRFSWRKNEYLVPVVMILKALTDTNDKEIFDGIVGSDLDNSFLTDRLELLLRGFKKRYPLLHNRRQILQYLGDKFRIVFQASPDKSDYQVGQEVLDRIVLVHLNKGSQQDKFRMLLFIIRKLYSLVAGECCPDNPDATQHQEVLLGGFLYGMILKEKIEEYLQTITAQIRTDINRGSAINFKDHKYMNRVLMRVNENIGSKLQYFLSTGNLVSQSGLDLQQVSGYTVVAEKINFYRFISHFRMVHRGSFFAQLKTTTVRKLLPESWGFLCPVHTPDGSPCGLLNHFAHKCRISTKQSDVSKIPSILYSLGVTPASQASTAGPSFCCVQLDGKVIGWVSHEQGKVISDTLRFWKVEGKTPGLPLDLEIGYVPPSSRGQYPGLYIFGGHSRMMRPVRYLPLDKEDIVGPFEQVYMNIAVTPQELQNNVHTHVEFTPTNILSILANLTPFSDFNQSPRNMYQCQMGKQTMGTPGVALVHRSDNKLYRLQTGQTPIVKANLYDDYGMDNFPNGMNAVVAVISYTGYDMDDAMIINKSADERGFGYGTMYKTEKVDLSLNRSRGDPISQHFGFGSDEWPKEWLEKLDDDGLPYIGTYVEEGDPICAYFDDTLNKTKIKTYHSSEPAYIEEVNLIGDESNKFQELQTVTIKYRIRRTPQIGDKFSSRHGQKGVCSRKWPTIDMPFSETGIQPDIIINPHAFPSRMTIGMFVESLAGKAGALHGIAQDATPWMFNENDTPADYFGEQLLKSGYNYHGNEPMYSGATGEELRADIYVGVVYYQRLRHMVNDKFQVRSTGPVNSLTMQPVKGRKRHGGIRVGEMERDALIGHGTAFLLQDRLLNCSDYTQTSVCRECGAILTTQQSVPRIGSLSSLRCRRCAVKFDDAKKMLSKYKGTKSVFIDDSQVWEDGQGNKFVGGGDTTTVAIPFVLKYLDSELAAMGIRLRYNVEPR, from the coding sequence ATGAGCAAGATTATCAAGCCTCCTAGTACGCGAACAGCGGACTTTCGTACATTGGAAAGAGAATCAAGATTTATAAACCCTCCAAAGGATAAGTCTGCATATCCGCTACTTGAAGAAGCTGTGCAACCTCATATTGGGTCATTCAATGCGCTGACGAAAGCTGATGAGACGGGCGGTCTGTTGAATGAGGCAGTAAAGGATATTGGCGAGAAAGTTATCTTTGATGGTAAGATCTCAGATGATGAGACAAAGAGCGATTATTTAGGGAATAAACTATCTGTTAGCGTTGAGCAAGTTTCCATCGCCAAGCCAATGTCTAACGACGGAGTTTCTTCTGCTGTCGAAAGGAAAGTTTATCCTGCGGAGACAAGACAAAGACTTTCATCGTACAAGGGAAAACTCAtgctgaaattgaaatggTCAGTAAATGATGGCGAGGAGACTTTTTCAGAAGTTAGAGATTGCGGTGGTCTGCCCATAATGCTTCAGAGTAATAGGTGCCATTTAAATAAATTATCGCCGTTGGAGTTAGTCAAACACAAAGAGGAATCTGATGAAGCTGGTGGCTACTTCATCGTTAATGGtattgaaaagttgattAGAATGTTGATTGTTcagagaagaaatcatcCAATGGCCATTATAAGACCTTCCTTCGCCAACAGAGGTGCATCCTATTCTCAATATGGTGTTCAAATTAGATGTGTTAGGCCTGATCAAACTTCTCAAACTAACGTTTTACACTATCTTAATGATGGTCAAGTTACATTCAGATTTTCTTGGAGAAAGAATGAATATTTGGTTCCCGTTGttatgattttgaaagctttAACTGATACCAACGATAAAGAGATTTTTGACGGTATTGTTGGTTCAGATTTGGACAACAGTTTCTTGACTGACCGTTTGGAATTGCTATTGAGAGGATTTAAGAAAAGATATCCATTATTACATAACAGGAGACAAATTTTACAATATTTGGGTGATAAGTTCCGCATCGTTTTTCAAGCTTCCCCAGATAAATCGGATTATCAAGTTGGACAAGAAGTTTTGGATCGCATCGTTCTTGTTCACTTAAATAAAGGATCCCAACAAGATAAATTCAGAATGTTATTATTTATCATAAGAAAGTTATATTCGTTGGTCGCTGGGGAGTGCTGTCCCGATAATCCAGATGCTACGCAACATCAGGAAGTGCTTTTGGGTGGGTTTTTATATGGcatgattttgaaagagaaaatcGAAGAATATTTGCAAACAATCACTGCACAGATTAGAACTGATATTAATCGTGGATCGGCAATTAATTTTAAGGATCACAAGTACATGAATCGTGTCTTGATGAGAgtaaatgaaaatatcGGCTCAAAACTACAGTACTTTTTGTCCACGGGTAACCTAGTTTCTCAATCTGGTCTAGATTTACAACAAGTTTCTGGTTATACGGTTGTTGCAgaaaagatcaattttTATCGTTTCATTTCTCACTTTAGAATGGTTCATAGAGgttcattttttgcacAATTGAAGACAACAACGGTCAGAAAATTATTACCTGAATCATGGGGATTCCTGTGCCCCGTTCATACTCCAGATGGTTCTCCATGTGGTTTGTTAAATCATTTTGCCCATAAATGTCGTATCTCAACAAAACAGTCCGATGTATCAAAGATTCCGTCGATTTTGTATTCACTCGGTGTTACGCCAGCTTCACAAGCATCAACAGCTGGTCCATCTTTTTGTTGTGTTCAATTAGATGGTAAAGTTATAGGTTGGGTATCACACGAGCAAGGGAAAGTAATTTCTGACACTTTAAGATTTTGGAAAGTCGAAGGTAAAACACCCGGCCTACCTTTAGATCTAGAAATCGGATACGTTCCACCATCAAGTCGTGGTCAATACCCAGGTTTATATATCTTTGGTGGCCATTCAAGGATGATGCGTCCTGTGCGTTATCTACCATTGGACAAAGAGGATATCGTAGGTCCATTTGAACAGGTCTATATGAATATTGCAGTAACTCCACAGgaacttcaaaataatgTCCATACACATGTTGAATTTACTCCAACGAATATTTTATCTATATTGGCTAATTTAACACCGTTTTCAGATTTCAATCAATCGCCAAGAAATATGTATCAGTGTCAAATGGGTAAACAAACTATGGGTACTCCTGGTGTTGCATTAGTCCATCGTTCGGACAATAAACTTTATAGATTACAAACGGGTCAGACTCCGATTGTAAAAGCTAACTTATATGATGATTATGGTATGGATAATTTCCCTAATGGTATGAACGCCGTTGTTGCCGTCATTTCCTATACCGGTTACGATATGGACGATGCAATGATCATTAACAAATCTGCGGATGAAAGAGGTTTTGGTTATGGTACAATGTataaaactgaaaaagttgatcTTTCACTCAATAGAAGTCGTGGAGATCCAATTTCTCAGCATTTTGGCTTTGGAAGTGATGAATGGCCAAAGGAATGGTTAGAAAAAttagatgatgatggattGCCATATATTGGTACATATGTGGAAGAGGGGGATCCAATCTGCGCATATTTTGATGACACTCTGAATAAGACAAAGATAAAAACTTACCATTCTTCCGAACCTGCATATATTGAGGAAGTCAATCTTATCGGTGATGAATCaaataaatttcaagagctACAAACAGTTACAATAAAATATCGTATCAGAAGAACCCCTCAAATTGGTGACAAATTTTCCTCTAGACATGGGCAAAAAGGTGTttgttcaagaaaatgGCCAACCATCGATATGCCTTTCAGTGAAACCGGTATTCAGCCAGATATAATCATTAATCCTCATGCTTTTCCATCTCGTATGACAATTGGTATGTTCGTTGAATCTCTTGCTGGTAAAGCTGGTGCCCTTCACGGCATTGCACAAGACGCCACGCCATGGATgttcaatgaaaatgatactCCAGCTGACTATTTTGGTGAGCAACTACTAAAATCTGGTTATAACTATCATGGTAATGAGCCAATGTATTCTGGTGCTACAGGTGAAGAGTTAAGAGCAGATATATATGTAGGTGTCGTCTACTATCAAAGATTACGTCATATGGTTAACGACAAGTTCCAGGTGCGTTCAACCGGTCCTGTCAATAGTTTGACAATGCAACCTGTCAAAGGTAGAAAAAGACATGGTGGTATCCGTGTTggtgaaatggaaagagaTGCATTAATAGGGCATGGTACAGCCTTCCTGCTCCAAGATCGTTTATTAAACTGTTCCGATTACACTCAAACTTCTGTGTGCCGTGAATGTGGTGCTATCCTTACAACTCAACAAAGTGTACCAAGAATAGGCTCACTCTCTTCATTACGTTGTCGTCGTTGCGCTGTGAAGTTTGATGATGCCAAGAAGATGTTATCCAAATATAAAGGCACCAAGAGTGTTTTCATCGATGACTCTCAAGTATGGGAAGATGGTCAAGGTAATAAATTCGTTGGTGGTGGAGATACTACCACGGTTGCCATTCCATTtgtgttgaaatatttaGATTCGGAACTTGCAGCAATGGGTATCAGATTGCGCTACAACGTGGAACCTcgttga